A region of Myxococcus stipitatus DSM 14675 DNA encodes the following proteins:
- a CDS encoding NAD(P)/FAD-dependent oxidoreductase: MSDFLEKDVVIVGGGPAGLSAALVLGRGRKRVLLCDAGTPRNARAEHMQGFVTRDGLPPSEFRAIGREQLRPYDVDLRDVRVASIQRAGARFHVTLADGVKVEARRVLLATGLVDEIPDVPGYRELWGHAVFQCPYCHGWEVRDRAWGVLANADASLYVDFALFLKGWSSNITLYTQGGFQLSAEQRERLVRAEVRIVEGRVRRLVLSADAKALEAVELEDGARVAQDVLVVHPAQRQVSLVKDLGLALDELGFVKVDASLETSLPGVFAAGDLTTRLQGALVSAAAGAQAAYRMNHLLNMEAVGAGPAK; the protein is encoded by the coding sequence ATGAGCGATTTTCTCGAGAAGGACGTGGTGATTGTCGGGGGAGGTCCCGCGGGCTTGAGCGCCGCGCTGGTGCTGGGGCGTGGGCGCAAGCGCGTGCTGCTCTGTGACGCGGGCACTCCGCGCAACGCGAGGGCGGAGCACATGCAGGGCTTCGTCACCCGGGATGGCCTGCCGCCCTCGGAGTTCCGCGCCATCGGCCGCGAGCAGCTCCGCCCCTACGACGTCGACCTGCGCGACGTGCGCGTCGCGAGCATCCAGCGTGCGGGCGCGCGCTTCCACGTGACGCTGGCGGACGGCGTGAAGGTGGAGGCCCGCCGCGTGCTCCTCGCCACCGGCCTGGTGGATGAGATTCCCGACGTGCCGGGCTACCGCGAGCTCTGGGGCCATGCGGTCTTCCAGTGTCCCTACTGCCACGGGTGGGAGGTCCGCGACCGCGCCTGGGGTGTGCTCGCCAACGCGGACGCGAGCCTCTACGTCGACTTCGCCCTCTTCCTGAAGGGCTGGTCCTCGAACATCACGCTCTACACCCAGGGCGGCTTCCAGCTCTCGGCCGAGCAGCGCGAGCGGCTGGTCCGCGCGGAGGTGCGCATCGTGGAGGGCCGCGTCCGACGGCTGGTGCTCTCGGCGGATGCGAAGGCGCTGGAGGCCGTGGAGCTGGAGGATGGGGCTCGGGTGGCGCAGGACGTCCTGGTGGTGCACCCGGCGCAGCGGCAGGTGTCGCTGGTGAAGGACTTGGGGCTCGCGTTGGACGAGCTGGGCTTCGTGAAGGTGGACGCCTCCCTGGAGACCTCCCTCCCGGGCGTCTTCGCGGCGGGAGACCTCACCACCCGGTTGCAGGGCGCGCTGGTGTCCGCGGCCGCGGGAGCCCAGGCCGCCTATCGGATGAACCACCTGCTCAACATGGAGGCGGTGGGAGCGGGCCCCGCGAAGTGA
- a CDS encoding LVIVD repeat-containing protein: protein MRCAHLAWTVLLACVAAGCSSPAAAPWDGSYTALEEWGDWTDTGPLSACRVLESGAECGSGDSFDLSACKLRSLEGLERQGVYRSELRFDARGTQGVRMATRGGGFKLNTRGIPEQVQGTQAIAGVWDARMLLISSYSQDEGFFTFAGCNAVTPRSLTGCFSRCRQGVLVESGTFRAERVARFKGEHEISGGMQVVSESPVELGMPVDLQVLGDWAYVVSQDSAGQGPGGLTVFDVHEPSAPVQVARMKLTGDSDWRGATSRNGVLYVASAKSGVVLFDISRPEAPVFLRRALDKSAGVGMVSVDGDRLYAVGLDAKAGTMMFDISTPAEPKLLQHIVSGARLMDEPSSSQGPVSYEGRLYVNHRGEGLQVVDTRTEPGVRVLGRYTYPHANSRASAVGTFAGRTVAFESSLGVGARLRVLDVSEPLHIVKIGEYGLRAVVSPRAMELRGSRLYLTYHQEGLRVLDVSNPTLPREVAYFNSFRETDAGRGDTLEEGATGLQVPGDGHVYIVDTARGLIVLTEPPPP from the coding sequence ATGCGATGCGCGCATCTCGCATGGACAGTCCTGCTCGCCTGCGTGGCGGCGGGCTGCTCCTCTCCAGCCGCGGCTCCCTGGGATGGGAGCTACACCGCGCTCGAGGAGTGGGGCGACTGGACGGACACCGGCCCCTTGTCCGCCTGCCGGGTGCTCGAGAGCGGCGCGGAGTGTGGGAGCGGCGACTCCTTCGACTTGTCCGCGTGCAAGCTCCGCTCGCTGGAGGGGCTGGAGCGGCAGGGCGTGTACCGCAGCGAGCTGCGCTTCGATGCCCGAGGGACGCAGGGCGTGCGCATGGCGACCCGCGGCGGAGGCTTCAAGCTGAACACCCGGGGCATTCCGGAGCAGGTCCAGGGGACGCAGGCCATCGCGGGCGTGTGGGACGCGCGGATGCTCCTCATCTCCAGCTACTCGCAGGACGAGGGCTTCTTCACCTTCGCGGGCTGCAACGCGGTGACTCCGCGCTCGCTGACGGGGTGCTTCTCGCGCTGTCGGCAGGGCGTGCTGGTGGAGTCCGGGACGTTCCGCGCCGAGCGCGTGGCCCGCTTCAAGGGCGAGCACGAAATCTCCGGCGGGATGCAGGTGGTCTCCGAGAGCCCGGTGGAGCTGGGCATGCCCGTGGACCTCCAGGTCCTCGGCGACTGGGCCTATGTCGTCTCGCAGGACAGCGCGGGGCAGGGCCCGGGGGGACTCACGGTGTTCGATGTCCACGAGCCCTCCGCGCCCGTGCAGGTGGCGCGGATGAAGCTCACGGGGGACTCCGACTGGCGCGGGGCGACGTCGCGGAACGGCGTGCTCTATGTCGCGAGCGCGAAGTCGGGCGTGGTGCTGTTCGACATCTCGCGGCCGGAGGCGCCCGTGTTCCTGCGCCGGGCGTTGGACAAGTCCGCGGGCGTGGGAATGGTGAGCGTGGACGGGGACCGGCTCTACGCGGTGGGTCTGGACGCCAAGGCCGGCACGATGATGTTCGACATCTCCACGCCCGCGGAGCCCAAGCTCCTCCAACACATTGTCTCCGGTGCTCGTTTGATGGACGAGCCCTCTTCCTCGCAGGGGCCCGTGAGCTACGAGGGGCGCCTGTATGTGAATCATCGGGGAGAGGGGTTGCAGGTCGTCGACACGCGCACGGAACCCGGGGTCCGGGTGCTGGGGCGCTACACGTATCCGCACGCCAACAGCCGCGCGAGCGCGGTGGGCACCTTCGCGGGGCGCACCGTCGCGTTCGAGAGCAGCCTGGGCGTGGGGGCTCGGCTGCGCGTGCTGGATGTCAGCGAGCCCCTGCACATCGTGAAGATTGGGGAGTACGGCCTGCGCGCTGTCGTGTCACCGCGCGCGATGGAGCTGCGCGGCTCACGGCTGTACCTGACGTACCACCAGGAGGGGCTGCGCGTGCTCGACGTGAGCAACCCCACGCTGCCGCGCGAGGTGGCGTACTTCAACAGCTTCCGCGAGACGGACGCGGGACGCGGGGACACACTGGAGGAGGGCGCCACCGGCCTCCAGGTGCCCGGGGATGGCCATGTCTACATCGTGGACACGGCCCGCGGGCTCATCGTGCTGACGGAACCACCGCCGCCGTGA
- a CDS encoding DUF3226 domain-containing protein, whose protein sequence is MSRTPNPQFPTKPFGLLLVEGGDELRLCEAVAGPTTWAGLVAWKAQGREDLPSLARLATMAPSFSHARSVGVLFDMEDDTSKAQSLAQQVLQILGAAPGTPTVHGALAGQPRKLGVFIAPDGQQIGSIEKLCMQAVRSPQLAQCVNTFVACSGAPQPTQALRDKGWLSAYLSMLPSPLRFYQALTEPQGIDPAHPVFDPLRAFLQSL, encoded by the coding sequence ATGAGTCGCACCCCGAATCCACAATTCCCAACGAAGCCGTTTGGCTTGTTGCTCGTCGAAGGGGGCGACGAACTCCGGCTCTGTGAGGCCGTCGCGGGCCCGACCACCTGGGCCGGCTTGGTGGCCTGGAAGGCGCAAGGGCGCGAAGACCTGCCCAGCCTCGCCAGGCTCGCCACCATGGCCCCGAGCTTCAGTCATGCGCGCAGCGTGGGCGTCCTGTTCGACATGGAAGATGACACGAGCAAGGCGCAGTCCCTTGCTCAGCAAGTCCTACAGATTCTGGGAGCGGCTCCAGGAACGCCTACCGTTCACGGTGCGTTGGCGGGGCAACCGCGCAAGCTGGGAGTGTTCATCGCGCCAGACGGCCAGCAGATCGGCAGCATCGAGAAGCTCTGCATGCAGGCGGTCCGGAGTCCGCAACTGGCCCAGTGTGTGAACACGTTCGTGGCCTGTTCGGGCGCGCCTCAACCCACCCAGGCGCTCAGGGACAAAGGGTGGCTCAGCGCCTACCTCTCGATGCTCCCGTCCCCGCTCCGGTTCTACCAGGCACTGACAGAGCCACAGGGCATCGACCCGGCCCATCCTGTTTTCGATCCGCTCAGGGCCTTCCTCCAGAGCCTCTGA
- a CDS encoding AAA family ATPase yields the protein MLTSATVENFRGIERLHVEGLGRVNLIIGRNDSGKTALMEALEMLRLPEDAGMVLMSLQLLRHPDANVEDFDDFWLPVFRKMDAARGFHAEGANERGEQVELSMSKVSARPQAIPSGIDSLIGAKKSWALKWNFTRGTRGEHSIAFDGTKLEVPRLISASGSGWMGPSPRIGAADVQALSRMKQQGRGGTVVDLLRLINARVSGIELLAPTGERAAVFVDLEHDGLLPLSMMGEGAKRIFELAVSLASPERSVVCIDEVENGIHHSSMESIWGWIAEASRFRDAQIFATTHSEECVQAACRAFAARGDEGLRVIRLDKQKRETKAVVYDRNLVEAASRMGVEIRG from the coding sequence ATGTTGACGTCCGCGACCGTTGAGAACTTCCGAGGCATCGAACGGCTCCATGTGGAGGGGCTGGGCCGTGTGAACCTCATCATCGGTAGGAACGACAGTGGCAAGACGGCGCTGATGGAGGCGCTGGAGATGCTCCGGTTGCCAGAGGATGCAGGGATGGTGCTGATGTCGCTGCAGTTGCTCCGCCATCCGGATGCCAATGTGGAGGACTTCGACGATTTCTGGCTCCCTGTCTTCAGGAAGATGGACGCGGCACGAGGCTTTCATGCCGAGGGAGCCAACGAGCGGGGCGAACAGGTCGAGCTGTCGATGAGTAAGGTGTCGGCGCGCCCACAGGCTATTCCATCAGGAATAGACAGTCTCATCGGGGCCAAGAAGTCGTGGGCGCTGAAATGGAATTTTACTCGAGGAACTCGCGGGGAACACTCCATTGCCTTCGATGGAACGAAGCTCGAGGTTCCACGCCTCATTTCCGCAAGCGGATCAGGCTGGATGGGGCCGAGCCCAAGAATCGGCGCTGCGGATGTTCAAGCATTGTCGAGGATGAAACAGCAAGGGCGTGGCGGCACCGTTGTCGACCTCTTGCGTCTCATCAATGCGCGTGTTTCGGGGATTGAGCTGCTGGCCCCCACGGGAGAGCGCGCCGCGGTATTTGTGGACCTCGAGCATGATGGGCTTCTCCCACTGAGCATGATGGGCGAAGGGGCGAAGCGAATCTTTGAACTCGCGGTGTCGCTGGCTTCGCCAGAGCGCTCCGTGGTCTGCATCGACGAAGTCGAGAATGGGATCCACCACAGCTCGATGGAGTCCATCTGGGGCTGGATTGCGGAGGCATCTCGTTTTCGAGATGCACAAATCTTCGCGACGACGCATTCTGAAGAATGTGTCCAGGCTGCATGCCGCGCCTTCGCCGCACGTGGCGATGAGGGGCTCCGTGTCATTCGCTTGGACAAGCAAAAGCGAGAGACGAAAGCTGTAGTCTACGACCGGAACCTGGTCGAAGCCGCGTCGCGGATGGGCGTGGAGATTCGTGGATGA
- a CDS encoding response regulator, with amino-acid sequence MNEAKTLLFLEDDKDLQTLVGAFLREKGYRVEAARTAAEARTLLSKMPVDAAIVDGLLPGVTGADFIRELRKTLPDLPVLFASAFWKDLKSHEMLTRQLKVARIIHKPYRPEELFLWVNQLFAKKLPPPPTGPRALADVDPLRDELAASLVALNAEYGARLKDKVEGLQTLLGEAREGNRESLEQASIITHKLHGTAGSYGFSEVSLAAGRLEDALRAGGDGARLDWGMVDVAFRELAATASVPVMPVHKELPPAVLPTEGVLLVVDEDAELLAEAERLGRSHVVRVLCARTADEALALARKQWVDGVVIHMHLGGEMGGVQAAHLLRSAEGLGSLPLVFTGAKGGLEERVVAAHAGASMFLPRPFTGPDFVAAAERLVAARRPERARVLVVDDDPEAISALVHALASEQVEVVGLGDAHRLMESLAEHRPDLLLLDVQMPGPSGFDLCRILRSTPTWQDLPVLLITAHLGLEFRLAAFQAGADDYISKPVLREELRARVQARLERARLSKERVERDALTGLLTRKPFIEGMRARLSEARRQHRSLALCFLDVDHFKQVNDRYGHLAGDRVLARLGRLLGSRFRREDVRGRWGGEELVVGLLGETAASAKAILSRTMAEVAQMTFDGDGGESFHVTLSVGIAEAPVDGGSLEDLLRAADVRLHRAKSNGRNRIEV; translated from the coding sequence ATGAATGAAGCCAAGACGCTCCTGTTCCTCGAGGACGACAAGGACCTTCAGACGCTGGTCGGCGCCTTCCTGCGCGAGAAGGGCTACCGGGTGGAGGCGGCGCGCACGGCGGCGGAGGCGCGCACGCTGCTGTCGAAGATGCCGGTGGACGCGGCCATCGTGGACGGGCTGTTGCCGGGGGTGACGGGGGCGGACTTCATTCGCGAGCTGCGCAAGACGTTGCCGGACCTGCCGGTGTTGTTCGCCTCGGCGTTCTGGAAGGACCTGAAGAGCCACGAGATGTTGACGCGGCAGCTGAAGGTCGCGCGCATCATCCACAAGCCCTACCGGCCGGAGGAGCTGTTCCTCTGGGTGAATCAGCTCTTCGCCAAGAAGCTGCCGCCGCCGCCGACGGGCCCTCGGGCGTTGGCGGACGTGGACCCGCTGCGCGACGAGCTGGCGGCGAGCCTGGTGGCGCTCAACGCGGAGTACGGCGCGCGGCTGAAGGACAAGGTGGAGGGGCTCCAGACGCTGCTGGGCGAGGCGCGCGAGGGCAACCGCGAGTCGCTGGAGCAGGCGTCCATCATCACGCACAAGCTGCACGGCACGGCGGGCAGCTATGGCTTCTCCGAGGTGAGCCTGGCGGCGGGGCGGCTCGAGGACGCGCTGCGGGCCGGGGGGGATGGGGCCCGGCTGGACTGGGGCATGGTGGACGTGGCGTTCCGCGAGCTGGCGGCGACGGCGTCGGTGCCGGTGATGCCGGTGCACAAGGAGCTGCCCCCGGCGGTGTTGCCGACGGAGGGCGTGCTGCTGGTGGTGGACGAGGACGCGGAGTTGCTCGCGGAGGCGGAGCGGCTGGGGCGCTCGCACGTGGTGCGGGTGCTGTGCGCGCGCACGGCGGACGAGGCGCTCGCGCTGGCGCGCAAGCAGTGGGTGGATGGCGTGGTCATCCACATGCACCTGGGGGGCGAGATGGGGGGCGTGCAGGCGGCGCACCTGCTGCGCTCGGCGGAGGGGCTGGGCTCGTTGCCGTTGGTGTTCACGGGCGCGAAGGGAGGGCTGGAGGAGCGGGTGGTGGCGGCGCACGCGGGGGCGTCGATGTTCCTGCCCAGGCCCTTCACGGGGCCGGACTTCGTGGCGGCGGCGGAGCGACTGGTGGCGGCGCGGCGTCCGGAGCGGGCGCGGGTGCTGGTGGTGGATGACGACCCGGAGGCCATCTCCGCGCTGGTGCATGCGCTGGCGAGCGAGCAGGTGGAGGTGGTGGGGTTGGGGGATGCGCACCGGCTGATGGAGTCGTTGGCGGAGCATCGGCCGGACCTGTTGTTGTTGGACGTGCAGATGCCGGGGCCCAGCGGGTTTGATTTGTGCCGCATCCTGCGCTCGACGCCGACGTGGCAGGACCTGCCGGTGTTGTTGATTACGGCGCACCTGGGGTTGGAGTTTCGGCTGGCGGCGTTCCAGGCGGGGGCGGACGACTACATCTCCAAGCCGGTGTTGAGGGAGGAGCTGCGGGCGCGGGTGCAGGCGCGGCTGGAGCGGGCGCGGCTGTCGAAGGAGCGGGTGGAGCGGGACGCGCTGACGGGGCTGCTGACGCGCAAGCCATTCATCGAGGGGATGCGGGCGCGCTTGTCGGAGGCGCGGCGGCAGCATCGCTCGTTGGCGCTGTGCTTCCTGGACGTGGACCACTTCAAGCAGGTGAATGACCGGTACGGGCACCTGGCGGGAGACCGCGTGCTGGCGCGGCTGGGGCGGCTGTTGGGCTCGCGCTTCCGCCGGGAGGACGTGCGCGGACGGTGGGGTGGGGAGGAGCTGGTGGTGGGGCTGTTGGGAGAGACGGCCGCGAGCGCCAAGGCGATTCTGTCGCGCACGATGGCGGAGGTGGCGCAGATGACCTTCGACGGCGACGGGGGAGAGTCCTTCCACGTGACGCTGAGCGTGGGCATCGCGGAGGCGCCCGTGGACGGAGGCTCCCTGGAGGACCTGCTGCGCGCCGCGGACGTCCGGCTGCACCGGGCGAAGTCCAACGGCCGCAACCGCATCGAGGTGTGA
- a CDS encoding response regulator: MRQTRLSKRSVALAVGALLMLCGLFVVGRPWEMAQNDGYRTRLQQLRQASAELEQDALRSRLGLPELHGSDASAFDALEARAQALRELPSFLSDEEQRVMHASLESYLRALEDNRALLERSRDAQARGERREADVAMQALLERSASTQAERAVTTFLQLHERAQRGNERTRIVFFAVSLLLGGYVVVVLVRLSRASAELATLNADLETRVEERGRALVRASEEQRVSEARKAAILEAAPDGIVLVDEAGRLLELNPMAEQVFRVTAGEAVGRDFLSLALPASLPAGQREEVAAALRSTSGHATRLESSCLRADGSTFPAELTLARVPGTGPARFTAFVRDITERKEVERMKNEFISTVSHELRTPLTSIRGSLGLLEGGIVGEIPAEALDMVRIARTNTERLIRLINDILDLEKMEAGKLELKLATLDVHELVEATFSGLKGMADAAGVSLRPVVEAAPKVKGDRDRLIQVLTNLVSNAVKFSPAGAEVAVHARLEGQGQVRFSVVDQGPGISEEQRTKLFARFQQLDGSDTRSKGGTGLGLAISQAIVNQHGGGIEVESVLGQGSTFTFALEAVRSASSGVHPAVTAAALSASRHSVLVVTADAELSSLLRGLLSQEGYRVVRASSLAESAKLLEESSPDAVVLDTQMPDGQALEWVRSLREQPRTHELPVVTLSGRSSVGEGVGAALWVDWISQPLEEARLLSALRHAMRRPGQARVLVVDDDVATRRVICARLERLGAVQVFEAADGESAVELARETRPDLIVLDVGLPGLDGFEVVDILRQGRGRATPLIVFTGRDLSRADQRQLTLGMTRHLSKARSSEEELVASVRELLNELLSRKDGESERRVVS; this comes from the coding sequence ATGAGGCAGACGCGCCTGTCCAAGCGCTCGGTGGCGCTGGCGGTGGGGGCGCTGCTGATGCTGTGTGGCCTGTTCGTCGTGGGCCGTCCGTGGGAGATGGCGCAGAACGACGGCTACCGCACGCGGCTGCAGCAGCTGCGTCAGGCCAGCGCGGAGCTGGAGCAGGACGCGCTGCGCTCCCGCCTGGGGCTGCCGGAGCTGCATGGCTCGGACGCTTCCGCCTTCGACGCCCTCGAGGCGCGCGCGCAGGCGCTGCGGGAGCTGCCGTCCTTCCTCTCGGACGAGGAGCAGCGGGTGATGCACGCCTCGCTGGAGTCGTACCTGCGCGCGCTGGAGGACAACCGGGCGCTCTTGGAGCGCTCTCGGGACGCGCAGGCGCGGGGCGAGCGGCGCGAGGCGGACGTCGCGATGCAGGCGCTGCTGGAGCGCTCCGCCAGCACCCAGGCCGAGCGGGCCGTCACCACGTTCCTCCAGCTCCACGAGCGGGCGCAGCGCGGCAACGAGCGCACGCGCATCGTGTTCTTCGCGGTGTCGCTGCTGTTGGGCGGGTACGTGGTGGTGGTGCTGGTGCGGCTGTCGCGCGCGTCGGCGGAGCTGGCCACGCTCAACGCGGACCTGGAGACGCGGGTGGAGGAGCGGGGGCGGGCGCTGGTGCGGGCCAGCGAGGAGCAGCGCGTGTCGGAGGCGCGCAAGGCGGCCATCCTGGAGGCGGCGCCGGACGGCATCGTCCTGGTGGACGAGGCGGGGCGGCTGCTCGAGCTCAACCCCATGGCGGAGCAGGTGTTCCGGGTGACGGCGGGGGAGGCGGTGGGGCGGGACTTCCTCTCGCTGGCGCTGCCCGCGTCGCTGCCGGCCGGACAGCGCGAGGAGGTGGCCGCGGCGCTGCGCTCCACGTCGGGCCATGCCACGCGACTCGAGTCTTCGTGTCTGCGCGCGGATGGGAGCACCTTCCCCGCGGAGCTGACGCTGGCGCGCGTGCCGGGGACGGGCCCCGCGCGCTTCACCGCCTTCGTGCGCGACATCACCGAGCGCAAGGAGGTGGAGCGGATGAAGAACGAGTTCATCTCCACGGTGAGCCATGAGCTGCGCACGCCGCTCACGTCCATCCGAGGCTCCCTGGGCCTCTTGGAGGGCGGCATCGTCGGGGAGATTCCGGCCGAGGCGCTGGACATGGTGCGCATCGCGCGCACGAACACCGAGCGCCTCATCCGGCTCATCAACGACATCCTCGACCTGGAGAAGATGGAGGCGGGCAAGCTGGAGCTGAAGCTGGCCACGCTGGACGTGCATGAGCTGGTGGAGGCGACATTCAGCGGGCTGAAGGGCATGGCGGACGCGGCGGGGGTGTCGCTGCGCCCGGTGGTGGAGGCGGCGCCCAAGGTGAAGGGCGACCGGGACAGGCTCATCCAGGTGCTGACGAACCTGGTGTCCAACGCGGTGAAGTTCTCTCCCGCGGGCGCGGAGGTGGCGGTGCACGCGCGGCTGGAGGGGCAGGGCCAGGTGCGCTTCAGCGTGGTGGACCAGGGGCCGGGCATCTCCGAGGAGCAGCGCACGAAGCTGTTCGCGCGCTTCCAGCAGCTGGACGGCTCGGACACGCGCTCCAAGGGCGGCACGGGGCTGGGGCTCGCCATCTCCCAGGCCATCGTGAACCAGCACGGGGGCGGCATCGAGGTGGAGAGTGTGCTGGGCCAGGGCTCCACGTTCACCTTCGCGCTGGAGGCGGTGCGCTCCGCCTCGTCGGGGGTGCATCCGGCGGTGACGGCGGCGGCGCTGAGCGCGTCGCGGCACTCGGTGCTGGTGGTGACGGCGGACGCGGAGCTGTCCTCGCTGTTGAGGGGGCTCCTGTCGCAGGAAGGCTACCGGGTGGTGCGCGCGTCCAGCCTGGCCGAGTCCGCGAAGCTGCTGGAGGAGTCGTCTCCGGACGCGGTGGTGTTGGACACGCAGATGCCGGACGGGCAGGCGCTGGAGTGGGTGCGGAGCCTGCGCGAGCAGCCTCGCACGCATGAGCTGCCGGTGGTGACGCTGTCGGGCCGCTCGTCGGTGGGCGAGGGCGTGGGCGCGGCGCTGTGGGTGGATTGGATTTCGCAGCCCTTGGAGGAGGCGCGGCTGCTCAGCGCGCTTCGCCACGCGATGCGGCGGCCGGGGCAGGCGCGGGTGTTGGTGGTGGATGACGACGTGGCCACGCGCCGGGTCATCTGCGCGCGACTGGAGCGGTTGGGGGCGGTGCAGGTGTTCGAGGCCGCGGATGGAGAGAGCGCGGTGGAGCTGGCGCGTGAGACGCGGCCGGACCTCATCGTGCTGGACGTGGGGTTGCCGGGGTTGGACGGGTTCGAGGTGGTGGACATCCTGCGCCAGGGGCGTGGGCGGGCCACGCCGCTCATCGTCTTCACGGGTCGGGACTTGTCGCGCGCGGACCAGCGGCAGCTGACGCTGGGGATGACGCGGCACTTGAGCAAGGCGCGCTCCTCGGAAGAGGAGCTGGTGGCCTCCGTGCGTGAGCTGCTGAATGAATTGCTGTCGCGCAAGGACGGCGAATCAGAGAGAAGGGTCGTTTCATGA
- a CDS encoding response regulator: MTTLRKVMLVDDEEDIRAIGKLSLGRVGGWETVLAASGNEALTKAAAEQPDLILLDVMMPGMDGPTTFAKLREQPATAATPIIFMTAKVQKQEVARYLELGALGVIGKPFDPMTLPQEIRKLVPG; encoded by the coding sequence ATGACGACGCTGCGCAAGGTGATGCTGGTGGACGATGAAGAAGACATTCGCGCCATCGGCAAGCTGAGTCTGGGTCGTGTCGGCGGGTGGGAGACGGTGCTGGCCGCGTCCGGGAACGAGGCGCTGACCAAGGCGGCCGCGGAGCAGCCCGACCTCATCCTCCTGGACGTGATGATGCCCGGCATGGATGGGCCCACCACCTTCGCGAAGCTGCGCGAGCAGCCCGCCACCGCGGCCACGCCCATCATCTTCATGACGGCGAAGGTGCAGAAGCAGGAGGTGGCCCGCTACCTGGAGCTCGGGGCGCTGGGGGTCATCGGCAAGCCGTTCGACCCCATGACGCTGCCGCAGGAGATCCGCAAGCTGGTGCCGGGATGA
- a CDS encoding helix-turn-helix domain-containing protein encodes MREPVDHKLAAILGGAARVARLRLGLTQSDVAERVGMAMEVYSRLERGRMLPRTQTLKRLCDVLQVSSDTLLGVGRGGASVTPVTPRKPEREDPLELRRMTRKLRDLQPSQLRAVSRVVNAVVSVMPPAAPARPLRAMKRRKTG; translated from the coding sequence ATGCGTGAGCCCGTTGACCACAAGCTCGCGGCCATCCTGGGTGGTGCCGCGCGTGTTGCTCGCCTGCGTTTGGGCCTGACCCAGAGCGACGTGGCGGAGCGTGTGGGCATGGCCATGGAGGTCTACAGCCGGCTGGAGCGGGGGCGAATGTTGCCTCGTACGCAAACGCTGAAGCGGCTGTGTGACGTGCTCCAGGTGTCCTCGGATACGCTGCTGGGCGTGGGCCGGGGCGGTGCCTCGGTGACGCCCGTCACGCCACGCAAGCCGGAGCGGGAAGACCCGCTGGAGCTGCGGCGCATGACGCGCAAGCTGCGGGACCTCCAGCCCTCGCAGCTCCGCGCCGTCTCGCGCGTGGTGAACGCCGTCGTCTCGGTCATGCCTCCGGCCGCTCCGGCCAGGCCCCTGCGCGCGATGAAGCGTCGCAAGACGGGCTAG
- a CDS encoding helix-turn-helix domain-containing protein yields MNEELASTVGKAAREARSRLGLTQADVAERVGIAMDVYSRMERGRVLPSVTTLRRLCQVLGIDANVLLGLGEPPPREVAPAVVPRAEDPPGLRRLVRVLRALGPGELRSVTQVVQGALGLLRR; encoded by the coding sequence ATGAATGAGGAATTGGCCAGCACCGTGGGCAAGGCGGCGAGGGAGGCGCGGTCTCGGCTGGGGTTGACCCAGGCGGACGTGGCCGAGCGCGTGGGCATCGCGATGGACGTCTACAGCCGCATGGAGCGGGGCCGGGTGTTGCCCAGCGTCACCACGCTGCGGCGGCTGTGTCAGGTGTTGGGCATCGACGCCAACGTGCTGCTGGGGCTGGGGGAGCCGCCGCCCCGGGAGGTGGCCCCCGCGGTGGTGCCTCGGGCGGAGGACCCTCCCGGCCTGCGCCGCCTGGTGCGCGTCCTGCGGGCGCTGGGGCCGGGGGAGCTCCGCTCCGTGACGCAGGTGGTCCAGGGGGCCCTGGGATTGTTGCGCCGCTGA